In Microbacterium maritypicum, the following are encoded in one genomic region:
- a CDS encoding ATP-dependent helicase, producing the protein MTEAPLIVPGSVGPRSSGAPGQDDLLAGLNPQQLEAVTYRGPALLIVAGAGSGKTSVLTRRIASLLRGREAWPSQILAITFTNKAAGEMRERVEGLIGDAARGMWISTFHSACVRILRREAQQFGYTKSFTIYDSGDSRALLKRLVKEHEADAYGLTPASVQSRISKLKNELSDAESYARQANMSDPAERVFVEVFADYQRQLQKANAFDFDDLIGQTVYLFRAFPQVADTYRRRFRHILVDEYQDTNHAQYSLIHELTRPVSGAAGSAPDPYASNGMMIFEPDPAPTADAGEPGASLTVVGDSDQSIYAFRGADIRNISEFERDFPGARVVLLEQNYRSTQNILSAANAVIGNNFDRKDKKLWSDKGDGDAIIGFTGYSQHDEAQFVADEVEALHRAGMPYSEMAVFYRTNSQSRALEEIFIRSAVPYKIMGGTKFYDRAEIKDALAYLVAVANPADEMSVRRILNKPRRGIGDVTETAIARFAEDHGISFRDALSMPGQLGVGPKIQAAIGQLDAVLAEAAAILTPATGEVPPPTSVADGLGVLLGKSGYLDALRASRDPQDEARVENLDEFVAVARDFARNNPEGTIVDFLTEVALVSDADDLDDESGSVSLMTMHTAKGLEYDAVFVTGVEEDLIPHRISAGEPGGPQEERRLFYVGITRARKRLHLSLAMTRAQFGEVTVAMPSRFLQEIPANLIDWRQSPGDVNSRGGMQSRALNARRQGGFGGSGSSDRFAVKALPGRDSLKPLSTAMDKFPNRVTAKMRDNGDLELTAGDRIRHVDFGEGRVDAVTGEGAKRIAHVRFDSAGQKKLLIKVAPIEKI; encoded by the coding sequence ATGACCGAAGCTCCTCTCATCGTCCCCGGATCCGTCGGCCCCCGCTCCTCCGGGGCCCCGGGGCAGGACGATCTCCTCGCCGGCCTGAACCCGCAACAGCTCGAGGCCGTCACCTATCGCGGGCCCGCACTCCTCATCGTCGCGGGCGCCGGATCGGGCAAGACGAGCGTGCTCACCCGCCGCATCGCCTCGCTGCTCCGCGGGCGCGAAGCCTGGCCGAGCCAGATCCTCGCGATCACCTTCACCAACAAGGCCGCCGGCGAGATGCGGGAGCGCGTCGAAGGACTGATCGGCGACGCCGCGCGCGGCATGTGGATCTCGACGTTCCACTCCGCCTGCGTCCGCATCCTGCGCCGCGAGGCCCAGCAGTTCGGCTACACGAAGTCGTTCACGATCTACGATTCCGGCGACTCGCGCGCGCTGCTGAAGCGCCTGGTCAAGGAGCACGAGGCCGACGCCTACGGGCTCACCCCGGCATCCGTGCAGTCGCGCATCTCCAAGCTGAAGAACGAGCTGTCCGACGCCGAGTCTTACGCCCGGCAGGCCAACATGAGCGACCCGGCCGAGCGGGTCTTCGTCGAGGTCTTCGCCGATTACCAGCGGCAGTTGCAGAAAGCCAACGCCTTCGACTTCGACGACCTCATCGGTCAGACCGTCTACCTGTTCCGGGCGTTCCCGCAGGTCGCCGACACGTACCGTCGCCGGTTCCGGCACATCCTCGTCGACGAGTACCAGGACACGAATCACGCGCAGTACTCGCTGATCCACGAGCTCACCCGCCCCGTCTCCGGTGCTGCGGGCTCTGCCCCCGACCCGTATGCCTCCAACGGCATGATGATCTTCGAGCCCGATCCCGCGCCCACGGCGGATGCCGGCGAACCGGGCGCCTCGCTCACCGTGGTCGGCGACTCCGACCAGTCGATCTACGCCTTCCGCGGTGCCGACATCCGCAACATCAGCGAGTTCGAACGCGACTTCCCGGGCGCCCGCGTGGTGCTGCTCGAGCAGAACTACCGGTCGACGCAGAACATCCTCTCCGCCGCGAACGCGGTGATCGGCAACAACTTCGACCGCAAGGACAAGAAGCTCTGGAGCGACAAGGGCGACGGCGACGCCATCATCGGCTTCACCGGCTACTCGCAGCACGACGAGGCGCAGTTCGTCGCCGACGAGGTCGAGGCGCTGCACCGTGCGGGCATGCCGTACTCCGAGATGGCCGTGTTCTACCGCACGAACTCGCAGTCCCGTGCGCTGGAAGAGATCTTCATCCGCTCCGCGGTGCCCTACAAGATCATGGGCGGCACCAAGTTCTACGACCGCGCCGAGATCAAGGACGCACTCGCCTACCTGGTCGCGGTCGCGAACCCGGCCGATGAGATGTCGGTGCGACGCATCCTGAACAAGCCGCGGCGCGGCATCGGAGATGTGACCGAGACGGCCATCGCCCGGTTCGCCGAAGACCACGGCATCAGCTTCCGCGACGCGCTGTCGATGCCGGGTCAGCTCGGGGTCGGACCGAAGATCCAGGCGGCGATCGGGCAGCTCGACGCCGTGCTCGCCGAAGCCGCCGCGATCCTGACTCCCGCCACCGGCGAGGTGCCGCCCCCCACGAGCGTGGCTGATGGTCTGGGCGTGCTGCTCGGCAAGAGCGGCTACCTCGACGCGCTGCGCGCCAGCCGCGACCCGCAGGACGAGGCCCGTGTCGAGAACCTCGACGAGTTCGTGGCCGTCGCCCGCGACTTCGCCCGCAACAACCCCGAGGGCACGATCGTCGACTTCCTCACCGAGGTCGCGCTGGTGTCCGATGCCGACGACCTCGACGACGAGTCCGGGTCGGTCTCTCTCATGACCATGCACACGGCGAAGGGCCTCGAATACGACGCCGTCTTCGTCACGGGTGTCGAGGAAGATCTGATCCCGCACCGCATCTCGGCGGGAGAGCCCGGTGGGCCGCAGGAGGAGCGACGCCTCTTCTACGTCGGCATCACACGGGCGCGCAAGCGGCTGCACCTGTCGCTCGCCATGACGAGAGCGCAGTTCGGCGAGGTCACCGTGGCGATGCCCAGCCGCTTCCTGCAGGAGATCCCGGCGAACCTCATCGACTGGCGGCAGTCGCCGGGAGATGTGAACTCCCGCGGGGGCATGCAGTCGCGGGCGCTCAACGCCCGTCGCCAGGGCGGGTTCGGCGGTTCCGGCTCCAGCGACCGGTTCGCCGTCAAGGCGCTGCCCGGTCGCGACTCCCTGAAGCCGCTGTCGACCGCGATGGACAAGTTCCCCAACCGGGTCACGGCCAAGATGCGCGACAACGGCGACCTCGAGCTCACGGCGGGCGACCGCATCCGTCACGTCGACTTCGGCGAAGGGCGGGTGGATGCCGTGACCGGCGAGGGTGCGAAGCGCATCGCCCACGTGCGGTTCGACTCGGCGGGGCAGAAGAAGCTCCTCATCAAGGTCGCGCCGATCGAGAAGATCTAG
- a CDS encoding SseB family protein encodes MALFSRRKKSADDAVTPAPDAEETATGSDAVNADHAVTEVEQPVEAPSIGISVQAFRGVGAQAGPEVALPTSDAQPEAAAADPRPVQPAPPAQPAAPEERRLPLASPLPPEQTETVAGMKDNVLLREALTEIEAGASNDQLLGVMRQALQGHLYIRVNGDARAQISEGKPLSVAVVRDNDDRQFMLAFSSARAVRDSVQLEADPAATSAVAQPVTSVLQQVVSGDFAGLIVDNASAPHRVVFPTDLLQKTLEQADVDMTVKTILAAPREQDSTLKVGEALAVKRMWVAVNEGDGSGQAGIAEAQTTDGRRFLQLFSHPLEVIALGRGDRPLPFEPEQLAKVLSSHSDMAGVIVDSAGPSIVVERDALTPVLALAVALGD; translated from the coding sequence ATGGCCCTCTTCTCCCGCCGCAAGAAGTCCGCAGACGATGCTGTCACCCCCGCGCCCGACGCGGAGGAGACCGCGACCGGGTCGGATGCCGTGAACGCCGATCATGCCGTGACCGAGGTCGAGCAGCCCGTCGAGGCGCCGTCGATCGGCATCTCGGTGCAGGCGTTCCGCGGCGTCGGTGCCCAGGCCGGGCCCGAGGTCGCGCTGCCGACCTCCGATGCGCAGCCCGAGGCAGCAGCCGCGGACCCGCGTCCGGTGCAGCCCGCTCCGCCTGCGCAGCCCGCAGCTCCCGAGGAACGGCGTCTTCCGCTCGCCTCGCCCCTGCCGCCCGAGCAGACCGAGACCGTCGCCGGGATGAAGGACAACGTGCTGCTCCGCGAGGCTCTCACCGAGATCGAGGCGGGCGCGAGCAACGACCAGCTCCTCGGTGTGATGCGTCAGGCGCTCCAGGGCCACCTCTACATCCGCGTGAACGGCGACGCGCGTGCGCAGATCAGCGAAGGAAAGCCGCTGTCGGTCGCTGTCGTGCGCGACAACGACGACCGGCAGTTCATGCTGGCCTTCAGCTCGGCCCGTGCCGTGCGCGATTCGGTACAGCTCGAGGCCGACCCCGCCGCGACCTCTGCCGTCGCGCAGCCGGTGACCTCGGTGCTCCAGCAGGTCGTGTCCGGTGACTTCGCCGGCCTCATCGTCGACAACGCCTCCGCCCCGCATCGCGTGGTGTTCCCCACCGATCTGCTGCAGAAGACGCTCGAACAGGCCGACGTCGACATGACCGTCAAGACGATCCTCGCCGCTCCGCGCGAGCAGGACTCGACGCTCAAGGTCGGCGAAGCGCTCGCGGTGAAGCGCATGTGGGTCGCCGTGAACGAGGGTGACGGCAGCGGCCAGGCCGGTATCGCCGAGGCGCAGACCACCGACGGGCGCCGCTTCCTGCAGCTGTTCTCCCACCCCCTCGAGGTGATCGCGCTGGGCCGCGGCGACCGTCCGCTCCCGTTCGAGCCGGAGCAGCTGGCGAAGGTCCTGTCGAGCCATTCCGACATGGCGGGCGTGATCGTCGACTCCGCGGGTCCGTCGATCGTCGTCGAGCGGGATGCGCTCACCCCGGTTCTCGCGCTGGCTGTCGCCCTCGGCGACTGA